One segment of Rhipicephalus sanguineus isolate Rsan-2018 chromosome 6, BIME_Rsan_1.4, whole genome shotgun sequence DNA contains the following:
- the LOC119396303 gene encoding wiskott-Aldrich syndrome protein family member 3 isoform X2: MPLVQRLIEPVHVSRGTLPLDARGAPAVQVPSELECVTNGSLANVVRQLSSLSKHAHDLFGALFQDATALVTRAAALQERVDRLALKVTQLDSTVEEVSLQDIHMRKAFRSSVVYDQQVVCRGTMPAGMLEMYQACDKPPPLDKLNPYRDDGKDGLKSYTDPGYFFELWRREMLKDTERIMLDRGKKPNRVRPEGKKHKKVRQPHNTRERYRQLATTQEFLDHTPIYGTTTPYNNNVRAPAPGAPLPHVPLQQQPQVPPATLPDGPVRPSSLELAPGAHYPPPPPAYSEHVPPQSPNHYPPPPPYVEQQPQASPANGNGTPSRRPRPSQPPPAPPTTGSVSSGTSSPSITGGTPSSGASRHRTTSQRETLPPPPPPPEAGGPVVPCVVDAPPPPVHQASVDNGGADNMELPPPPPAPDTAMDSVVGAGVAAAPPPPPPPLPPANGMTVAPAMVNGGLSNGMLAESESSGSSKGGGVQKEERPTPAPVKGTTPAPPTDARSDLLAAIREGIKLRRVEDFKQKQVEKAAQPHDVASILARRVAIEVSDSESGSDSEYDSDWDNETEC, encoded by the exons ATGCCACTGGTGCAGCGGCTCATCGAACCCGTGCATGTGTCCAGGGGTACCTTGCCCCTGGATGCAAGAGGTGCCCCTGCAGTACAG GTTCCCAGTGAGcttgagtgtgtgacgaatggcTCCTTGGCCAATGTCGTGCGGCAGCTCTCGTCGCTCTCCAAGCATGCGCACGACCTCTTTGGCGCCCTGTTCCAAGACGCCACGGCCCTGGTCACTCGAGCGGCTGCCCTCCAGGAGAGGGTCGACCGGCTCGCTCTCAAGGTCACCCAGTTGGACTCGACGGTGGAAGAAG TGTCGCTGCAAGACATTCACATGCGCAAGGCATTCCGCAGCTCTGTAGTGTACGACCAGCAGGTGGTGTGTCGAGGGACCATGCCTGCGGGCATGCTCGAGATGTACCAGGCCTGCGACAAGCCGCCACCCCTGGACAAGCTGAATCCTTACAG GGATGATGGCAAGGATGGTCTCAAGTCATATACCGACCCTGGCTACTTCTTTGAGCTCTGGAGGCGAGAGATGCTCAAGGACACGGAAAGGATAATGCTTGACAGGGGCAAAAAG CCCAACCGCGTTCGGCCCGAAGGGAAGAAGCACAAGAAGGTGCGGCAACCGCACAACACGAGGGAACGCTACCGCCAGCTGGCCACGACCCAGGAGTTTCTGGACCACACGCCCATCTATGGGACCACCACTCCATACAACAACAACGTCAGGGCGCCTGCACCCGGGGCACCCCTGCCTCATGTCCCCCTGCAACAGCAACCGCAGGTACCGCCTGCCACGCTACCCGACGGTCCCGTGCGCCCGAGCAGCCTCGAGCTCGCCCCGGGCGCCCACTATCCGCCACCTCCACCTGCCTACTCGGAGCACGTCCCGCCGCAGTCGCCGAACCACTACCCGCCACCGCCCCCTTATGTTGAACAGCAGCCCCAAGCCTCGCCGGCCAATGGGAACGGGACGCCGTCACGCAGGCCTCGCCCCAGCCAGCCACCCCCGGCCCCTCCCACAACGGGCTCAGTCTCAAGTGGGACCTCTTCGCCAAGCATCACGGGAGGCACTCCGTCAAGTGGAGCCAGTCGTCATCGAACGACGAGCCAGAGAGAAACCCttcctccgccgccgcctcctccGGAAGCCGGGGGCCCCGTCGTGCCCTGTGTCGTGGATGCGCCTCCGCCTCCGGTGCACCAGGCAAGCGTGGACAACGGAGGCGCGGACAACATGGAActgcccccgccccctccggcaccCGACACTGCGATGGACTCTGTGGTGGGGGCCGGCGTTGCCGCGGCTCCGCCTCCCCCACCACCACCTCTGCCTCCGGCCAATGGGATGACTGTGGCCCCGGCAATGGTCAACGGTGGCCTGTCCAACGGTATGTTGGCAGAGTCCGAGAGCTCTGGCTCGAGCAAAGGAGGAGGGGTGCAGAAGGAGGAAAGACCAACCCCTGCCCCCGTGAAAGGAACAACCCCGGCACCGCCGACGGATGCCCGAAGCGACCTCTTGGCTGCGATTAGAGAAG GCATCAAGCTACGGCGAGTAGAGGACTTCAAGCAGAAGCAAGTGGAGAAAGCGGCGCAACCTCACGATGTGGCTTCTATATTGGCCAGGAGGGTGGCCATTGAAGTGTCCGACTCAGAGTCTGGTTCTGACAGCGAATATGATAGTGACTGGGACAATGAAACAGAATGCTGA
- the LOC119396303 gene encoding wiskott-Aldrich syndrome protein family member 3 isoform X1 has protein sequence MPLVQRLIEPVHVSRGTLPLDARGAPAVQVPSELECVTNGSLANVVRQLSSLSKHAHDLFGALFQDATALVTRAAALQERVDRLALKVTQLDSTVEEVSLQDIHMRKAFRSSVVYDQQVVCRGTMPAGMLEMYQACDKPPPLDKLNPYRDDGKDGLKSYTDPGYFFELWRREMLKDTERIMLDRGKKLVHSKDGAEPNRVRPEGKKHKKVRQPHNTRERYRQLATTQEFLDHTPIYGTTTPYNNNVRAPAPGAPLPHVPLQQQPQVPPATLPDGPVRPSSLELAPGAHYPPPPPAYSEHVPPQSPNHYPPPPPYVEQQPQASPANGNGTPSRRPRPSQPPPAPPTTGSVSSGTSSPSITGGTPSSGASRHRTTSQRETLPPPPPPPEAGGPVVPCVVDAPPPPVHQASVDNGGADNMELPPPPPAPDTAMDSVVGAGVAAAPPPPPPPLPPANGMTVAPAMVNGGLSNGMLAESESSGSSKGGGVQKEERPTPAPVKGTTPAPPTDARSDLLAAIREGIKLRRVEDFKQKQVEKAAQPHDVASILARRVAIEVSDSESGSDSEYDSDWDNETEC, from the exons ATGCCACTGGTGCAGCGGCTCATCGAACCCGTGCATGTGTCCAGGGGTACCTTGCCCCTGGATGCAAGAGGTGCCCCTGCAGTACAG GTTCCCAGTGAGcttgagtgtgtgacgaatggcTCCTTGGCCAATGTCGTGCGGCAGCTCTCGTCGCTCTCCAAGCATGCGCACGACCTCTTTGGCGCCCTGTTCCAAGACGCCACGGCCCTGGTCACTCGAGCGGCTGCCCTCCAGGAGAGGGTCGACCGGCTCGCTCTCAAGGTCACCCAGTTGGACTCGACGGTGGAAGAAG TGTCGCTGCAAGACATTCACATGCGCAAGGCATTCCGCAGCTCTGTAGTGTACGACCAGCAGGTGGTGTGTCGAGGGACCATGCCTGCGGGCATGCTCGAGATGTACCAGGCCTGCGACAAGCCGCCACCCCTGGACAAGCTGAATCCTTACAG GGATGATGGCAAGGATGGTCTCAAGTCATATACCGACCCTGGCTACTTCTTTGAGCTCTGGAGGCGAGAGATGCTCAAGGACACGGAAAGGATAATGCTTGACAGGGGCAAAAAG CTGGTGCATTCCAAGGACGGAGCTGAG CCCAACCGCGTTCGGCCCGAAGGGAAGAAGCACAAGAAGGTGCGGCAACCGCACAACACGAGGGAACGCTACCGCCAGCTGGCCACGACCCAGGAGTTTCTGGACCACACGCCCATCTATGGGACCACCACTCCATACAACAACAACGTCAGGGCGCCTGCACCCGGGGCACCCCTGCCTCATGTCCCCCTGCAACAGCAACCGCAGGTACCGCCTGCCACGCTACCCGACGGTCCCGTGCGCCCGAGCAGCCTCGAGCTCGCCCCGGGCGCCCACTATCCGCCACCTCCACCTGCCTACTCGGAGCACGTCCCGCCGCAGTCGCCGAACCACTACCCGCCACCGCCCCCTTATGTTGAACAGCAGCCCCAAGCCTCGCCGGCCAATGGGAACGGGACGCCGTCACGCAGGCCTCGCCCCAGCCAGCCACCCCCGGCCCCTCCCACAACGGGCTCAGTCTCAAGTGGGACCTCTTCGCCAAGCATCACGGGAGGCACTCCGTCAAGTGGAGCCAGTCGTCATCGAACGACGAGCCAGAGAGAAACCCttcctccgccgccgcctcctccGGAAGCCGGGGGCCCCGTCGTGCCCTGTGTCGTGGATGCGCCTCCGCCTCCGGTGCACCAGGCAAGCGTGGACAACGGAGGCGCGGACAACATGGAActgcccccgccccctccggcaccCGACACTGCGATGGACTCTGTGGTGGGGGCCGGCGTTGCCGCGGCTCCGCCTCCCCCACCACCACCTCTGCCTCCGGCCAATGGGATGACTGTGGCCCCGGCAATGGTCAACGGTGGCCTGTCCAACGGTATGTTGGCAGAGTCCGAGAGCTCTGGCTCGAGCAAAGGAGGAGGGGTGCAGAAGGAGGAAAGACCAACCCCTGCCCCCGTGAAAGGAACAACCCCGGCACCGCCGACGGATGCCCGAAGCGACCTCTTGGCTGCGATTAGAGAAG GCATCAAGCTACGGCGAGTAGAGGACTTCAAGCAGAAGCAAGTGGAGAAAGCGGCGCAACCTCACGATGTGGCTTCTATATTGGCCAGGAGGGTGGCCATTGAAGTGTCCGACTCAGAGTCTGGTTCTGACAGCGAATATGATAGTGACTGGGACAATGAAACAGAATGCTGA